The Exiguobacterium aurantiacum DSM 6208 genome includes a window with the following:
- a CDS encoding DUF4236 domain-containing protein — protein sequence MGLRFRKSIKIAPGVRMNVGKRGVGVSVGTRGLRHTINSSGRATSTVGLPGTGISYSTSRSYKTPAHQQRNELAKREREQAKLAEQEHAKLQVELYENRIERMRSIHQECDEPVDWKAIYHQEPPFEVDRIGPTEQNARDQLESYRPSWIDRLFNRESKQRQRLEQDVHAAAEADRTRYEEWREARELAKRVLLGEVDTYYDVIESFQPFDDLLEFGSGFECNVPSPEIVQVAFDVNAQEAIPTTAYSLTKTGKLSERAMTKTAYYDLYQDYVCGAALRIAREMFALLPVQVVYVQAYEKQLNTSTGHEEDVLILTVQYDRQTLEQMNMSRVDPSDALEQFTYRMNFRKTKGFAPVEGIQT from the coding sequence ATGGGTTTACGATTCCGTAAAAGCATTAAAATCGCGCCGGGCGTGCGAATGAACGTCGGGAAACGAGGTGTCGGTGTCAGTGTCGGTACACGCGGATTACGGCACACGATCAACAGCAGTGGTCGAGCAACATCGACGGTCGGACTTCCGGGTACAGGGATATCGTATTCAACGTCGCGTTCTTATAAGACACCGGCCCACCAACAACGAAATGAATTGGCAAAGCGTGAACGAGAGCAAGCGAAGCTAGCAGAACAAGAGCACGCCAAGCTTCAAGTGGAACTGTATGAAAATCGAATCGAACGGATGCGCTCGATTCATCAAGAGTGCGATGAGCCGGTCGATTGGAAAGCGATCTATCATCAGGAGCCGCCGTTTGAAGTCGATAGGATCGGACCAACCGAGCAAAACGCCCGCGATCAACTGGAGTCCTACCGACCGAGTTGGATCGATCGTCTATTCAACCGAGAATCAAAGCAGAGACAACGTCTAGAACAAGACGTGCATGCAGCGGCTGAAGCTGACCGGACGCGTTATGAGGAATGGCGGGAAGCGAGAGAATTGGCGAAGCGCGTCCTACTCGGCGAAGTCGATACGTATTATGACGTGATCGAGTCGTTTCAGCCGTTCGACGACCTGCTCGAGTTCGGTAGCGGATTCGAATGCAATGTCCCCTCACCGGAAATCGTGCAAGTCGCCTTCGATGTCAACGCGCAAGAAGCGATTCCGACAACGGCATACAGCCTGACAAAGACAGGAAAGCTCTCTGAAAGAGCGATGACAAAGACCGCCTATTATGACCTATATCAAGACTATGTGTGCGGGGCGGCGTTGCGAATTGCCCGGGAAATGTTCGCGTTGCTGCCGGTACAAGTCGTCTATGTCCAAGCATATGAAAAGCAGTTGAACACGAGTACCGGTCATGAAGAAGACGTGTTGATTCTTACCGTCCAATATGACCGACAGACACTTGAACAGATGAATATGTCACGGGTCGACCCGTCCGACGCGCTCGAACAGTTCACGTATCGGATGAACTTTCGAAAAACGAAAGGGTTTGCCCCTGTCGAGGGGATTCAAACTTAA
- a CDS encoding ISL3 family transposase produces MSSDEEPNVFPVIPGRHDIPCPLCQRKTIQHSKKRRRFRHGHAWNVGVLWIELDVPRQRCTSCDLTFVYDYGLGLVRTSTEVFRKGIAKRCHGRTISDVAREYGLPYTTVERWFYQYASVETMERATHVLVDEFATRKGHHYATIVLDAKSGQLLSIVPGRDVAAITAALQDISGDIRSVVSDFAPAMAKAINHVFPEAEHVLDRFHLVQFFTDALRRRRRFLNEARRHHHVRVIDRSLARRPETLTGEDREVARSCIQEDPFIRNLYQGLQHIRYVLKATCEIQAQRRLTDWLDRYQFHPCGPLAKIAKAIRVREQAMRQTIVSRLSNGKMEGTNNKIKLIKRRGYGYRNLERFFLRLRLEIGRQNSNHELW; encoded by the coding sequence ATGTCGTCAGACGAAGAACCAAACGTTTTTCCGGTCATCCCGGGTCGACATGACATCCCTTGTCCGCTTTGCCAGAGAAAGACCATCCAGCATTCGAAAAAGCGGCGTCGCTTTCGACACGGTCATGCGTGGAACGTCGGTGTACTCTGGATCGAACTGGATGTCCCACGTCAAAGATGCACCTCTTGTGATTTGACGTTCGTGTATGACTACGGTCTCGGGCTCGTCCGCACTTCCACCGAGGTTTTCCGGAAAGGCATCGCAAAACGTTGCCACGGACGGACGATCTCAGATGTCGCACGCGAGTACGGCCTCCCTTATACGACGGTGGAGCGCTGGTTCTATCAGTACGCTTCAGTGGAGACGATGGAGCGTGCAACGCATGTCCTGGTCGACGAGTTCGCCACGAGAAAGGGGCACCACTATGCGACGATTGTCCTCGATGCCAAGAGTGGACAGCTTCTGTCCATTGTCCCGGGCCGGGACGTGGCAGCCATCACGGCAGCACTTCAAGACATATCCGGGGATATCCGTTCTGTCGTCAGTGATTTTGCACCGGCGATGGCGAAGGCCATCAACCATGTCTTCCCGGAGGCAGAACATGTGCTGGACCGGTTCCACCTCGTCCAGTTCTTCACGGACGCTCTTCGCCGACGGCGTCGTTTTTTGAACGAGGCAAGACGCCATCACCACGTTCGCGTGATCGATCGTTCGCTCGCGCGTCGCCCGGAAACGCTGACTGGGGAAGACCGGGAGGTCGCCCGTTCCTGTATTCAGGAAGATCCATTCATTCGGAACCTCTATCAAGGGCTCCAGCATATCCGGTATGTGCTGAAGGCGACGTGCGAGATACAGGCGCAACGGCGGCTGACGGACTGGTTGGACCGTTATCAGTTCCATCCGTGCGGGCCCTTAGCGAAGATCGCGAAAGCGATCCGGGTCCGAGAGCAAGCAATGCGCCAGACCATCGTGTCAAGGTTGTCGAACGGGAAGATGGAAGGGACGAACAACAAGATCAAGCTCATCAAACGCCGTGGTTATGGCTATCGAAACCTCGAACGATTCTTTTTAAGATTGCGCCTCGAGATCGGTCGTCAAAATAGCAACCACGAGTTATGGTGA
- a CDS encoding uracil-DNA glycosylase family protein has protein sequence MRTNEKIRTWVEVPSHDIYFRPFVSASPDSIGNVFIVGINPATPISKDAFSSVEEYINTICNRERFIEQIKTIRLSEGKSSLSRTRVGLNQFVNDLEEKSLGKINVIETNMNAYPTRRAKQLLQVDPDLIQYGSQIFRELFISYQPKVIIVHSKQALGELLVLLEKELLKPSVTFNPKVRLIDWIAAGPITFTYKDGTIGTILCSKHFMYHGHVGQSFQPLKEQVLAMFEQKKDLFARKGPIK, from the coding sequence ATGCGAACAAATGAAAAGATACGTACGTGGGTCGAAGTGCCTTCCCATGACATCTATTTTCGTCCATTTGTCAGTGCATCACCTGATTCAATAGGGAATGTTTTCATAGTCGGTATTAATCCGGCCACGCCGATTTCAAAAGATGCGTTTTCAAGCGTCGAAGAATATATCAATACAATTTGCAATCGTGAACGCTTCATTGAGCAAATAAAGACGATTCGTCTGTCTGAGGGCAAGAGTTCTTTATCTCGTACGCGGGTCGGTTTGAACCAATTCGTGAATGACTTAGAGGAAAAATCCTTAGGAAAGATTAATGTCATTGAGACGAACATGAATGCATATCCGACAAGACGAGCAAAACAATTACTTCAAGTGGATCCTGATTTGATCCAGTATGGTAGTCAAATTTTCCGTGAGCTATTCATTTCCTACCAACCCAAAGTAATAATCGTCCACAGCAAGCAAGCACTTGGGGAGTTGTTGGTGCTTCTGGAAAAAGAATTGCTGAAACCATCTGTAACGTTCAATCCGAAAGTGCGATTAATAGACTGGATTGCAGCCGGTCCGATCACTTTCACGTACAAAGATGGGACAATCGGGACGATTCTCTGCTCTAAGCATTTCATGTACCACGGACATGTGGGACAAAGCTTTCAACCACTGAAAGAGCAAGTGCTAGCCATGTTCGAACAAAAAAAAGACCTCTTCGCACGGAAGGGGCCAATCAAGTAG
- a CDS encoding methionine ABC transporter ATP-binding protein, with protein sequence MITLTNVRKQFGREIAVKDVSLHVNRGEIYGIIGASGAGKSTVLRLMNLLETPDTGTVEIDGSMMTSLSTRKLREKRHVIGMIFQQFNLVANKTVYDNVVAPLKLAGRPKATHEARVLECLRFVGLETFKDKYPAQLSGGQKQRVAIARALANEPHVLLCDEPTSSLDPNTTAEVLEVLKSINERLGVTIVIVTHEMDVIKQVCDRVTVMADGAVYETIDLVPSGVSAIDNNPAWFVDQLKKAGEMDA encoded by the coding sequence ATGATCACGTTAACGAATGTACGCAAACAGTTTGGACGCGAAATAGCCGTAAAAGACGTCTCGCTCCACGTCAACCGTGGTGAGATATACGGCATCATCGGGGCAAGCGGTGCCGGCAAGTCGACGGTGCTTCGGCTCATGAACTTGCTCGAGACGCCGGACACCGGCACGGTCGAGATTGACGGGTCCATGATGACATCGCTTTCGACGAGGAAGCTTCGCGAGAAGCGCCACGTTATCGGGATGATCTTTCAACAGTTCAATCTCGTCGCCAACAAGACCGTCTATGACAACGTCGTCGCACCGCTCAAACTAGCCGGTCGTCCGAAAGCGACGCACGAGGCACGGGTGCTCGAATGTCTCCGCTTCGTCGGGCTCGAGACGTTCAAGGACAAGTATCCGGCCCAGTTAAGCGGAGGGCAGAAGCAACGTGTCGCCATCGCGCGGGCGCTCGCGAATGAGCCGCACGTCTTGCTGTGCGACGAACCGACCTCCTCGCTCGACCCGAACACGACGGCCGAAGTGCTCGAGGTGTTGAAGTCGATCAATGAACGGCTCGGTGTCACCATCGTCATCGTCACGCACGAGATGGACGTCATCAAACAAGTGTGTGATCGCGTGACCGTCATGGCGGACGGGGCCGTCTACGAGACGATCGACCTCGTCCCAAGCGGTGTGTCGGCCATCGACAACAATCCGGCCTGGTTCGTCGACCAGCTGAAGAAGGCGGGTGAGATGGATGCCTGA
- a CDS encoding methionine ABC transporter permease produces the protein MPEVLVQYQTEIWRSIGETFIMVGVSILAAVLVGLPLGTWLYLSRKGQLLENRAVFSVLNLVVNIVRSFPFLLLVVFLIPFTRLIIGTAIGTAAATVPLAIIAIAHYSRLVEQSLLDVPRGVVEAAVSMGASIKDVIFKFLYVEARSGLVLGLTTSIISFISYSTIMGVVGGGGIGDFAIRYGYQQFKTELMMYMILIMLIFVQMIQFTGTTVARLIDKR, from the coding sequence ATGCCTGAGGTGCTCGTGCAATATCAGACCGAGATTTGGCGTTCGATCGGCGAAACGTTCATCATGGTCGGCGTCTCGATTCTCGCCGCCGTCCTCGTTGGCCTGCCGCTCGGGACGTGGCTCTACTTGTCCCGAAAAGGTCAGCTCTTAGAGAACCGGGCCGTCTTCTCCGTGCTCAACTTGGTCGTCAACATCGTCCGGTCGTTCCCGTTCCTGTTACTCGTCGTGTTTTTGATTCCATTCACGCGGCTCATCATCGGAACGGCCATCGGGACGGCAGCGGCAACTGTGCCGCTCGCCATCATCGCCATCGCCCACTACTCGCGCCTCGTCGAGCAATCACTCCTTGACGTGCCACGCGGTGTCGTCGAGGCGGCAGTGTCGATGGGTGCATCCATCAAAGATGTCATCTTCAAGTTCTTGTACGTCGAGGCCCGTTCCGGTCTTGTCCTCGGACTGACGACGTCGATCATCAGCTTCATCTCGTACTCGACCATCATGGGGGTGGTTGGGGGTGGCGGCATCGGCGACTTCGCCATCCGCTATGGATATCAACAGTTCAAGACGGAACTGATGATGTACATGATTCTCATCATGCTCATCTTCGTCCAGATGATTCAGTTCACCGGTACGACCGTGGCCCGTCTCATCGACAAACGCTAA
- a CDS encoding SLC13 family permease, with the protein MTTEILLTFAVLALAIFLFVSDKLRTDLVAVLIMVILPWTGVITANEAFSGFASNAVISVIGVMLIGYGVERSGIMTVVAGFITKRVGVKEKNVMATTSTTVGLISAFMQNIGAAALFLPALKRISKNANIPASKLIMPMGFAAILGGTLTMVASGPLIILNDLLTESGFDALNLFAVTPIGLALLATGILYFYFAGGLVLPKASGETQVTSASFMQETHNLTTDIHELDVNARLAGQTIEQLNIWSTYGINILALREDASHVYGPWRKTHLADGQTLAVLGTIDAVNRFAADYELTVKPELEHFASLENEDESGFAEIIIPPTSPFIGKTLRDIGFRKNFRLEPLAVIGNDGTKTTLEDVPFEAGMQLVVYGSWKDLINLRNGREVAVLSDVKAPELAPQQNKKKPALFAIVVSLGLVFMGFPLSLSFFTGALLMILLGVIPKEEIYPAIDWKTVFLLAGLIPLGTAFEKSGAAAYTANAIVNLVGGWSTLAILFIIGLITMFFSLFMSNVAATVLLVPLVLMMADTFSIDPIGLALLVAVSASNSFILPTHQVNAFIMGPGGYRNADYMKAGGIMSLLFLIVSVLMVYVLFM; encoded by the coding sequence ATGACTACTGAAATTCTATTAACCTTCGCCGTCCTGGCGTTGGCGATTTTTCTCTTTGTTTCCGATAAATTGCGGACCGACCTCGTCGCCGTATTGATCATGGTCATCTTGCCATGGACCGGCGTCATCACGGCGAATGAGGCGTTTTCCGGATTCGCCTCGAACGCCGTCATCTCGGTGATTGGGGTCATGTTGATCGGATACGGGGTCGAGCGTTCCGGCATCATGACCGTCGTCGCGGGCTTCATCACGAAACGGGTCGGCGTCAAAGAAAAGAACGTCATGGCGACGACATCGACGACGGTCGGCCTCATCTCGGCGTTCATGCAAAACATCGGCGCGGCCGCCTTGTTCTTGCCGGCGCTGAAACGAATCAGCAAAAACGCGAATATCCCGGCCTCGAAACTGATTATGCCGATGGGCTTTGCCGCCATCCTCGGGGGAACGTTGACGATGGTCGCCTCGGGTCCGCTCATCATCTTGAACGACTTGTTGACCGAGTCCGGATTTGACGCCTTGAACTTGTTCGCCGTCACGCCGATCGGACTCGCCTTGCTCGCGACCGGCATCCTTTACTTTTACTTCGCCGGAGGACTCGTCTTGCCAAAGGCGTCCGGTGAGACACAAGTGACGAGCGCATCGTTCATGCAAGAGACACACAACTTGACGACCGACATCCATGAGCTCGACGTCAACGCCCGCCTCGCCGGACAGACGATCGAACAACTCAATATTTGGTCGACTTACGGCATCAATATTTTGGCGCTCCGGGAAGATGCGAGCCACGTCTATGGTCCATGGCGGAAGACTCACCTCGCCGACGGACAGACGCTCGCTGTTCTCGGGACAATCGATGCGGTCAACCGCTTCGCCGCCGACTATGAATTGACAGTCAAGCCTGAGCTCGAACACTTTGCCTCGCTTGAGAACGAAGATGAGAGCGGCTTTGCCGAGATCATCATCCCACCGACGTCTCCGTTCATCGGCAAGACGCTCCGCGACATCGGCTTCCGGAAAAACTTCCGCCTCGAACCGCTCGCGGTAATCGGGAACGACGGAACGAAGACGACACTTGAGGACGTCCCGTTTGAAGCCGGGATGCAGCTCGTCGTCTATGGCAGCTGGAAAGACTTGATCAACCTTCGTAACGGCCGCGAAGTCGCGGTGCTCAGTGACGTGAAAGCGCCCGAACTCGCACCGCAACAAAACAAGAAAAAACCTGCGCTGTTCGCGATCGTCGTCTCTCTCGGGCTCGTCTTCATGGGCTTCCCGCTGTCGTTAAGTTTCTTCACAGGCGCACTTCTCATGATCTTGCTCGGTGTCATCCCGAAAGAAGAGATTTATCCGGCGATCGATTGGAAGACCGTCTTCTTGCTCGCCGGGCTCATCCCGCTCGGTACAGCGTTCGAAAAGAGTGGAGCGGCCGCCTATACGGCGAACGCTATCGTCAACCTTGTCGGAGGATGGAGCACACTCGCCATCTTGTTCATCATCGGGCTCATCACGATGTTCTTCTCGCTCTTCATGTCGAACGTCGCCGCGACCGTCCTACTCGTTCCGCTCGTCCTCATGATGGCGGATACGTTCAGTATAGACCCGATCGGACTCGCCCTTCTCGTCGCCGTCTCGGCCTCGAACTCGTTCATCTTGCCGACGCACCAAGTGAACGCCTTCATCATGGGACCGGGTGGCTATCGGAACGCCGACTACATGAAAGCCGGCGGCATCATGAGTCTTCTGTTCCTTATTGTCTCGGTGTTGATGGTGTACGTTCTGTTCATGTAA
- a CDS encoding IS1182 family transposase, with product MMPDLPNMPPSPYTALYDLLIPADDELRLIHDLVPFDFITEMLEDTYCHDNGRMAVHPVRMFKYLFLKAHSNLSDVDLVRRARTDLAYKYFLDLAPEDDVINPSSLTKFRRQRMDDDELLDELIAHTVQVAKGMGLLKSRTLIVDATHSRARYGQKPIGQAIIEEAKRLRHACYKETENAKGRFPEKVDESNIDQLLTYALGVAETVESGMPELMAREHIRDRVNRVRELAEDAHVELQVSKDSDARTGHKSADSSFFGYKHHLAMTEEGIITAVIVTSGEASDGHQLGRLVQKSHRAGAEFDHIVGDSAYSSRDNLIYAASQGCKLVAPLNPQVYSPSPNRVEGFTYNKDAERYVCPAGHMAVRKTRGGRKNAGTNPVESHFFDIELCKRCPLRKGCYKDGAKSKSYSVSLKSREHSDQLDYEQTDDFKEHRRKRFAIEAKNSQLKNTQGLARNKTSDLKGMTLQSAMAIIAVNLKRIISLHKEKTG from the coding sequence ATGATGCCTGACCTGCCGAATATGCCGCCGAGCCCGTATACGGCCCTCTATGATCTGTTGATTCCGGCCGATGACGAGCTGCGGCTCATTCACGACCTCGTCCCGTTCGATTTCATCACGGAGATGCTTGAAGATACGTATTGCCATGACAACGGGCGGATGGCCGTCCATCCTGTTCGGATGTTCAAGTATCTGTTCCTGAAGGCGCACTCGAACCTGTCCGACGTCGACCTCGTCAGACGGGCGAGGACCGACCTCGCATACAAATATTTTCTGGACCTCGCACCGGAGGATGACGTCATCAACCCCTCCTCGCTCACAAAGTTCCGCCGTCAGCGCATGGACGACGACGAGCTGCTTGACGAGCTGATCGCACACACGGTTCAGGTCGCGAAAGGGATGGGGCTGCTCAAATCACGGACATTGATTGTCGACGCGACCCATTCCCGTGCCCGGTACGGGCAAAAACCGATCGGGCAGGCGATCATCGAAGAGGCGAAGAGACTCCGCCATGCGTGCTACAAGGAAACCGAAAACGCGAAAGGTCGCTTCCCGGAGAAGGTGGACGAGTCAAACATCGACCAGCTTCTGACGTATGCGCTTGGAGTCGCGGAGACCGTCGAGAGCGGAATGCCGGAACTGATGGCACGCGAACATATCCGAGACCGGGTGAACCGGGTCCGTGAGCTCGCCGAGGATGCGCACGTCGAACTTCAAGTCTCCAAGGATTCTGATGCCCGGACCGGGCATAAGAGCGCCGACTCATCCTTCTTCGGTTACAAGCATCATCTCGCAATGACGGAGGAGGGCATCATCACGGCCGTCATCGTCACATCCGGCGAAGCATCGGACGGTCATCAGCTGGGAAGGCTCGTCCAGAAGAGTCATCGGGCAGGGGCCGAGTTCGACCATATCGTGGGCGACTCGGCCTATTCGAGCCGGGACAACCTGATTTATGCCGCCTCACAGGGGTGCAAGCTCGTCGCGCCGTTGAACCCGCAAGTCTACTCGCCATCACCGAATCGCGTGGAGGGCTTCACCTACAACAAGGATGCCGAACGGTATGTCTGCCCCGCCGGGCACATGGCCGTCCGCAAGACACGGGGCGGGCGAAAGAATGCCGGGACGAACCCTGTCGAGAGCCATTTCTTCGACATCGAACTGTGCAAGCGGTGTCCGTTGCGAAAAGGGTGTTACAAAGACGGGGCCAAATCGAAGTCCTACAGCGTGTCATTGAAATCACGGGAGCACAGTGACCAGCTCGACTATGAGCAAACCGACGACTTCAAGGAGCATCGTCGGAAACGCTTCGCCATCGAGGCGAAGAACAGTCAACTGAAGAACACGCAAGGCCTGGCGCGCAACAAGACGTCAGACCTGAAAGGCATGACGTTACAGAGCGCGATGGCCATCATCGCGGTCAACCTGAAGCGGATAATCAGCCTCCATAAAGAAAAAACAGGATAA
- a CDS encoding aldo/keto reductase, producing MNIPTIKLHDGYEIPAIGLGTVYLRGEPGVDAITSAIRNGYRLIDSAIRYDNEGTVGEAVRQSGIPREQLFLTSKLRAQYFDYDDALEMIRESLYRANLDYWDLFLLHWPNPKQDKYVEAWRALIQAKENGWIRSIGVSNFMSEHLDRLIEETGETPVINQIELHPYFSQVEQRQADKERGIITEAWSPLSRARTVTHDETIAELARQKGKTVSQVILRWHVQLGVIPLPRSSSELHQKENLDVFNFELTEDEMETLNALTKQDGRIDNQDPREYEEY from the coding sequence ATGAACATCCCAACCATCAAACTACATGACGGCTACGAGATTCCGGCAATCGGGCTCGGCACCGTTTATTTACGAGGTGAACCGGGCGTCGACGCCATCACGAGCGCTATCCGCAACGGCTATCGTCTCATCGATTCGGCAATTCGCTATGACAATGAAGGAACGGTCGGCGAAGCCGTCCGGCAATCCGGCATCCCGCGCGAGCAACTGTTCTTGACGTCGAAGCTTCGCGCCCAATACTTCGACTACGACGATGCGCTCGAGATGATTCGTGAGTCGCTCTACCGGGCGAACCTCGACTATTGGGACTTGTTCCTGTTGCATTGGCCGAACCCGAAACAAGACAAATACGTGGAGGCGTGGCGCGCACTCATCCAAGCGAAAGAGAACGGGTGGATCCGCTCCATCGGCGTCTCGAACTTTATGTCTGAGCACCTCGACCGTTTGATTGAGGAGACGGGTGAGACACCGGTCATCAACCAAATCGAGCTCCACCCATACTTCTCCCAAGTGGAACAGCGTCAAGCTGACAAAGAGCGCGGCATCATCACTGAGGCATGGAGTCCGTTGAGCCGAGCCCGGACTGTCACGCATGACGAGACGATCGCGGAACTAGCAAGACAAAAAGGCAAGACCGTGTCCCAAGTCATTCTGCGTTGGCACGTCCAACTCGGTGTCATCCCGCTCCCGCGTTCGTCGAGCGAGTTGCACCAAAAAGAGAACCTCGACGTCTTCAACTTCGAATTGACCGAGGACGAGATGGAGACGCTCAACGCCCTGACGAAGCAAGACGGCCGCATCGATAATCAAGACCCGAGAGAATACGAGGAATACTAA
- a CDS encoding CarD family transcriptional regulator encodes MIDLFKTGDLIIYSTHGVCRIDDISDMTVAGETKSYYTLHPINNAQKLQISIPVDSDKVMMLTLLEAKEAKEILESFRSPGVEWNPHPNNRNREFLNVVHSGNRHEIAQVINTLARRQSEALLLNKKLYEQDRKILENAKTILVKELSLALELSEEIIDQQIVAYLSEEPIVTT; translated from the coding sequence GTGATCGATTTGTTCAAAACTGGTGATTTAATCATCTATTCGACCCACGGAGTTTGCCGCATCGACGACATTTCCGACATGACGGTCGCGGGTGAGACGAAGTCGTACTACACGCTCCACCCCATCAACAACGCACAGAAATTGCAAATCAGTATCCCCGTCGATAGTGACAAAGTAATGATGTTGACGCTCCTTGAAGCGAAAGAAGCAAAAGAGATCCTCGAATCGTTCCGCTCGCCGGGTGTCGAATGGAATCCCCATCCGAACAACCGCAATCGCGAATTCTTGAACGTCGTGCACTCGGGTAACCGCCACGAAATCGCTCAAGTCATCAACACGCTTGCCCGCCGTCAAAGCGAGGCCCTCTTGTTGAACAAAAAGTTGTATGAACAGGACCGTAAGATTCTAGAGAACGCTAAAACGATCCTCGTGAAAGAACTTTCGCTCGCGCTTGAATTATCGGAAGAAATCATTGATCAACAAATTGTTGCTTATTTAAGCGAAGAACCTATCGTCACTACTTGA
- a CDS encoding MetQ/NlpA family ABC transporter substrate-binding protein codes for MKKLMALFASLTLVLAACGNDTETNTTEAPSNEPQTLKVASLIPPMTDMLEIAKEQLAEDNIELEIVVLGDNVQPNTALAAKEVDANFFQHVPYMEEFNRSNDANLVPIEPIYFANYGVYSKEYDNMNDIPEGATIAIANDVSNIDRSLSLLAQHDVIKLGEKNGSYYTQADITENPKNLKFEEVDLLMLARAYDDVDAVLMTPAYAAPLGLTPKSDALLTEGVENDFAITLVAREDNKDEEAIQKLGEALTSDEVRAFLEENYEETAIPAF; via the coding sequence ATGAAAAAATTAATGGCACTCTTCGCTTCGCTCACGCTCGTTCTCGCGGCGTGTGGGAACGATACCGAAACAAACACGACGGAAGCCCCGTCAAACGAGCCGCAGACGCTCAAAGTCGCATCGCTCATCCCACCGATGACGGATATGCTTGAAATCGCGAAAGAACAACTCGCTGAAGACAACATCGAGCTCGAAATCGTCGTCCTCGGTGACAACGTCCAACCGAACACGGCACTCGCGGCGAAAGAAGTCGACGCGAACTTCTTCCAGCACGTCCCGTACATGGAAGAGTTCAACCGCAGCAATGACGCGAACCTCGTCCCGATTGAACCGATTTACTTCGCCAACTACGGTGTCTATTCGAAAGAGTATGACAACATGAACGACATCCCGGAAGGCGCGACAATCGCCATCGCGAACGACGTGTCGAACATCGACCGCTCGCTCTCATTGCTCGCGCAACACGATGTGATTAAGCTCGGTGAGAAGAACGGGTCGTATTACACGCAAGCCGATATCACAGAAAACCCGAAGAACCTCAAGTTCGAGGAAGTCGATTTGCTCATGCTCGCGCGTGCGTACGATGACGTCGATGCAGTCCTCATGACGCCGGCCTATGCGGCGCCACTCGGCTTGACGCCGAAGAGCGATGCCCTCTTGACGGAAGGTGTCGAGAACGACTTCGCCATCACACTCGTGGCCCGTGAAGACAACAAAGACGAAGAAGCCATCCAGAAACTCGGCGAAGCACTCACAAGTGACGAAGTCCGTGCGTTCTTGGAAGAAAATTACGAAGAAACGGCGATTCCGGCGTTTTAA
- a CDS encoding MarR family winged helix-turn-helix transcriptional regulator, whose amino-acid sequence MTPNETSSTHLLDLLAERHDQIRRVSERAWNDQHDIYLSNSEWYVLARIYNKKPTIAEVTRGIHVSRQATHKLIKNLQTKGLVSVTDHPTSRKDKCIELTELGVICYEQNEALKAKLEQNIANALGEDAFKQLQKLLQSDWKL is encoded by the coding sequence TTGACTCCAAACGAAACGAGCTCGACCCACTTGCTTGACTTACTCGCCGAGCGCCACGATCAAATCCGGCGCGTGAGTGAACGGGCCTGGAACGATCAACATGACATCTACCTTTCCAACTCGGAATGGTACGTCCTCGCCCGAATTTATAACAAAAAGCCGACGATTGCCGAGGTGACGCGGGGCATTCATGTGTCGCGCCAAGCGACTCACAAGCTCATTAAAAACTTACAAACAAAAGGTCTCGTCAGTGTCACCGACCATCCGACGAGCCGCAAAGATAAATGTATCGAGCTGACCGAACTCGGTGTGATTTGTTACGAGCAAAATGAGGCGCTCAAAGCGAAACTCGAACAAAACATCGCCAATGCGCTCGGGGAAGATGCCTTTAAACAACTTCAAAAACTGCTCCAATCCGACTGGAAGCTGTAA